The Streptomyces luteogriseus genome includes a window with the following:
- the nadD gene encoding nicotinate-nucleotide adenylyltransferase: MGEQDMPTGPANETPHDPAQDTASGTERHSEPRRASAVAGRTDGPGKSPSRPGKRRLGVMGGTFDPIHHGHLVAASEVAAAFRLDEVVFVPTGQPWQKTHRSVSPAEDRYLMTVIATAENPQFSVSRIDIDRGGPTYTVDTLRDLRALNPDTDLFFITGADALAQILTWRDNEELFSLAHFIGATRPGHHLDDAGLPEGGVSLVEVPALAISSTDCRARVAKGDPIWYLVPDGVVRYIDKRELYRGE, translated from the coding sequence ATGGGAGAGCAGGACATGCCTACCGGTCCGGCGAACGAGACGCCGCACGACCCGGCACAGGACACGGCGAGCGGAACCGAGCGACACTCGGAGCCCCGCCGTGCCTCCGCGGTGGCCGGACGGACCGACGGCCCCGGAAAGAGCCCGTCGCGACCGGGCAAGCGCCGCCTCGGTGTCATGGGCGGCACCTTCGACCCGATCCACCACGGGCACCTGGTGGCGGCCAGTGAGGTCGCCGCGGCGTTCCGTCTGGACGAGGTGGTCTTCGTGCCGACCGGCCAGCCCTGGCAGAAGACCCACCGCAGCGTCTCCCCGGCCGAGGACCGCTACCTGATGACGGTCATCGCGACCGCCGAGAACCCGCAGTTCTCCGTGAGCCGCATCGACATCGACCGGGGCGGCCCCACGTACACCGTGGACACCCTGCGCGACCTGCGCGCGCTCAACCCCGACACGGACCTGTTCTTCATCACCGGCGCCGACGCGCTCGCCCAGATCCTGACCTGGCGGGACAACGAGGAGCTGTTCTCCCTGGCACACTTCATCGGAGCCACCCGGCCGGGTCACCACCTGGACGACGCCGGACTCCCGGAGGGCGGTGTCTCGCTCGTGGAGGTTCCGGCTCTGGCCATCTCCTCCACGGACTGCCGTGCGAGAGTCGCCAAGGGCGACCCCATCTGG
- a CDS encoding SCO2583 family membrane protein, translating into MGGPGNPPEGSPEGAPGGGEDEYRSVVFDESFVRAARLQEFSAQERIADHAPAVRRRPPLRRGLSRQALVLVLLIAVAFGTAIYMGVRHPYQAPAAREPVEPLRMTVIPLAPEGKVPGRADLAYLYEHSPAAQFRTGAEGVPLPASRRTAHFSDSQVVSALSTAKDYIVRSALDPEVLTGGEVRAVRVLLDPEQLDQFDQSFARPTADGRHAPTGWLVRFDPSRAELADHRVRVQGTLQAAEADSSTLEVTADHTFVYALRATGSGSGGKDEVSLFTLRRELHFRFDRDDLRLHQTQLVVSYVQAGPLSCAEDSTNHLRPLLAGQTAKEGGPAGTDPYATGSATALCGTLATSAQPKV; encoded by the coding sequence ATGGGCGGGCCTGGAAACCCACCTGAGGGGAGTCCCGAGGGCGCCCCCGGAGGTGGAGAGGACGAGTACCGATCCGTCGTCTTCGACGAGTCGTTCGTCCGTGCTGCCCGCCTCCAGGAGTTCTCCGCGCAGGAGCGCATCGCCGACCACGCGCCCGCCGTGCGTCGCCGGCCGCCCCTGCGCCGGGGCCTGTCCCGGCAGGCCCTGGTCCTGGTCCTGCTGATCGCCGTCGCCTTCGGCACCGCCATCTACATGGGCGTACGGCACCCCTACCAGGCCCCCGCCGCCCGCGAGCCCGTCGAGCCTCTCCGGATGACCGTCATCCCGCTCGCCCCCGAGGGCAAGGTGCCCGGCAGGGCCGACCTGGCGTACCTGTACGAGCACAGCCCCGCCGCCCAGTTCCGGACCGGCGCGGAGGGCGTACCGCTGCCCGCCTCGCGGCGCACCGCGCACTTCTCGGACAGCCAGGTCGTGAGTGCCCTGAGCACCGCCAAGGACTACATCGTGCGGTCGGCCCTCGACCCGGAGGTGCTCACGGGCGGCGAGGTCCGGGCCGTCCGTGTGCTGCTCGACCCCGAGCAACTGGACCAGTTCGACCAGAGCTTCGCCCGCCCCACCGCCGACGGACGGCACGCGCCCACCGGCTGGCTGGTCCGCTTCGACCCCTCGAGGGCCGAGCTCGCCGACCACAGGGTCCGGGTCCAGGGCACGCTGCAGGCCGCCGAGGCCGACTCGTCCACGCTCGAGGTCACCGCCGACCACACGTTCGTGTACGCGCTGCGGGCGACCGGGTCCGGCTCCGGCGGCAAGGACGAGGTGTCCCTGTTCACCCTGCGGCGCGAGCTGCACTTCCGCTTCGACCGCGACGACCTGCGCCTGCACCAGACCCAGCTCGTCGTCTCCTACGTCCAGGCCGGCCCGCTCTCCTGTGCCGAGGACTCCACGAACCACCTCCGCCCCCTCCTGGCCGGCCAGACGGCCAAGGAGGGCGGCCCCGCCGGCACCGACCCGTACGCCACGGGCAGCGCGACGGCACTGTGCGGCACGCTGGCGACGAGCGCGCAGCCGAAGGTCTGA
- a CDS encoding M48 family metallopeptidase, with protein sequence MSDGHEHNGHEHVPSRQRRRFPGISSRTYEHPADRSALVALRKLSGFDTVFKALSGLLPERSLRLLFLSDSVRVSDQQFAHLNVMLRDACYILDLEKVPPMYVNQDPQPNAMCIGLDEPIIVVTTGLVELLDEEEMRAVVGHEVGHALSGHSVYRTILLFLTSLAVRVAWIPLGNLAIMAIVTGLREWFRKSELSADRAGLLVGQDLQASMRGLMKIAGGNHLHEMNVDAFLAQAEEYEAGGDLRDSVLKILNVLPRSHPFTTVRAAELKKWAESRDYQRIMDGHYPRRDEDKDTSVRDSWRESANHYSTHVKSSKDPLMKLVTDLAGGAGDLGDRVRRGFGGFTNASPKPPQGPETGPSDSAGDDQPPRDAS encoded by the coding sequence ATGTCCGACGGCCACGAGCACAACGGTCACGAGCACGTGCCGAGCAGGCAGCGCAGGCGCTTCCCCGGGATCTCCTCGCGCACCTACGAGCACCCGGCCGACCGCTCCGCCCTGGTGGCGCTGCGCAAGCTGAGCGGATTCGACACGGTGTTCAAGGCGCTCAGCGGCCTGCTGCCCGAGCGCAGTCTGCGGCTGCTGTTCCTGTCCGACTCGGTGCGGGTCTCGGACCAGCAGTTCGCCCATCTGAACGTGATGCTGCGGGACGCCTGCTACATCCTGGACCTGGAGAAGGTCCCGCCGATGTACGTGAACCAGGACCCGCAGCCGAACGCTATGTGCATCGGTCTGGACGAGCCGATCATCGTCGTCACGACGGGCCTCGTCGAGCTCCTCGACGAGGAGGAGATGCGGGCGGTCGTCGGACACGAGGTGGGGCACGCGCTGTCCGGCCACTCCGTCTACCGGACGATCCTGCTGTTCCTGACCAGCCTCGCCGTCCGGGTCGCCTGGATCCCCCTGGGCAACCTCGCGATCATGGCGATCGTGACCGGGCTGCGCGAGTGGTTCCGCAAGTCGGAGCTGTCCGCGGACCGGGCCGGGCTGCTGGTCGGGCAGGATCTGCAGGCCTCCATGCGGGGTCTGATGAAGATCGCGGGCGGCAACCACCTGCACGAGATGAACGTGGACGCGTTCCTCGCCCAGGCCGAGGAGTACGAGGCGGGCGGTGACCTGCGCGACTCGGTGCTGAAGATCCTCAACGTGCTGCCCCGCTCCCACCCCTTCACCACCGTACGGGCGGCCGAGCTGAAGAAGTGGGCCGAGTCGCGGGACTACCAGCGGATCATGGACGGCCACTACCCGCGGCGCGACGAGGACAAGGACACCTCGGTCCGGGACTCCTGGCGCGAGTCGGCCAACCACTACAGCACGCATGTGAAGAGCTCCAAGGACCCGCTGATGAAGCTGGTCACCGACCTCGCGGGCGGCGCCGGCGACCTGGGCGACCGGGTCCGCCGCGGCTTCGGCGGCTTCACGAACGCCTCCCCCAAGCCGCCCCAGGGGCCGGAGACGGGCCCGTCGGACTCCGCGGGGGACGACCAGCCGCCGCGCGACGCGAGCTAG